The following are encoded together in the Variovorax sp. PBS-H4 genome:
- a CDS encoding Bug family tripartite tricarboxylate transporter substrate binding protein — protein MTIKLFSRLRIGSAPRVAALFAAAAFASGALAQAGDYPNRPIRLISGFAAGGATDLVARIVAQSVTDALGQPVVVENKPGASGNIAAEMVARAPADGYVIYLCNATITMPAMFPKLRFDARKDFAPVALVAYGPSVLAVNPKFQVRSLRELIDYAARNPGKLDYASGGVGNITHMAMELLVSMTGMKVNHVPYKGGGPSTLAAVGGEVPVVMAAISNVVGHVKQGTLVPLGISGHERSKALPDVPTIAEAGVPGYEASSWYGILAPAGTPKPVVDKLQQAISAGVAKAEWRDKLTVQGIEPAPMDPERFAKLIDSETRKWNEIVVRNHITAE, from the coding sequence ATGACGATCAAGCTGTTCTCCAGGCTGCGCATCGGCAGCGCGCCGCGGGTCGCCGCGCTCTTCGCCGCCGCGGCCTTTGCCAGCGGCGCTTTGGCGCAGGCGGGCGATTACCCCAACCGGCCGATCCGCCTCATCTCCGGCTTTGCCGCAGGCGGGGCCACAGACCTGGTGGCACGCATCGTGGCGCAAAGCGTCACGGATGCCCTCGGACAGCCGGTCGTCGTGGAAAACAAGCCAGGCGCCTCGGGCAACATCGCTGCCGAGATGGTGGCGCGCGCGCCGGCGGACGGCTACGTCATCTATCTCTGCAACGCCACCATCACGATGCCCGCGATGTTCCCCAAGCTGCGCTTCGACGCGCGCAAGGACTTCGCACCGGTGGCGCTGGTCGCCTACGGTCCATCGGTGCTTGCGGTCAATCCCAAGTTCCAGGTGCGGTCGCTGCGCGAGCTGATCGACTATGCCGCGCGCAATCCGGGCAAGCTCGACTACGCGTCGGGCGGCGTCGGCAACATCACGCACATGGCGATGGAACTGCTCGTTTCGATGACGGGCATGAAGGTGAACCACGTGCCCTACAAGGGCGGCGGCCCGTCCACCCTGGCCGCCGTCGGCGGCGAAGTCCCGGTGGTGATGGCTGCCATCAGCAACGTCGTGGGCCACGTGAAGCAAGGCACGCTGGTCCCGCTTGGGATTTCCGGGCACGAGCGCAGCAAGGCGCTGCCCGACGTTCCCACCATCGCCGAAGCCGGCGTGCCCGGCTACGAAGCCAGCTCCTGGTACGGCATCCTCGCGCCCGCGGGCACGCCGAAGCCCGTGGTGGACAAGCTGCAGCAGGCGATTTCCGCCGGCGTCGCCAAGGCCGAATGGCGGGACAAGCTCACGGTGCAAGGTATCGAGCCCGCGCCCATGGACCCCGAGCGCTTCGCCAAGCTGATCGACAGCGAGACCCGCAAGTGGAACGAGATCGTCGTTCGCAACCACATCACGGCCGAATAA
- a CDS encoding GMC family oxidoreductase produces the protein MYVQSLPPGAEFDFIVCGAGSAGCAIAARLSESGRHQVLLIEAGGRDKNINIRVPLFVVNLLNDPDVTWPYLTEPQEFLNGKPQRWTRGRVIGGSGAINGNLFARGDPAEYDNWSNNLGCRGWSYDDMLPVFKRMEDFPEGDPALRGRGGPIHCTRLDNFDPLSGAFVEACTQAGYRRLQDYNDGSYEGAFYLQYSTRRGLRDNTAAAYLKPARSRPNLTVLTGATVARVLIKNRQAAGVEVVLGQQRVPLRARREVVLSAGPLASPQILELSGIGNEALLREHGVPVVNHLPGVGENLRDHPNTRLTFECSRKITINDVIRSPIMKMREGMKFILGRKGLLTISSSTAQMNYRSGPDTPQANLVLRLQPLSGGDRYARTPGTGMDMFPGFTFGVTPLQPKSIGHVHIKSPDPLRPARMDPRYLSHDDDARLFVRGMRVGRDVANMQALKPFVVRETRPGPNISDDEALLGYVRETLQTSWHMVGTCKMGVDAAAVVDPELRVRGIEGLRVIDSSICPTLPSSGTNIPTIAIAEKGAAMVLAAH, from the coding sequence ATGTATGTGCAGTCGCTGCCACCGGGCGCCGAGTTCGATTTCATCGTTTGTGGCGCCGGCAGTGCCGGTTGCGCCATTGCCGCCCGGCTTTCGGAGAGCGGCCGCCACCAGGTACTGCTGATCGAAGCCGGCGGCCGCGACAAGAACATCAACATCCGCGTGCCGCTGTTCGTCGTGAACCTGCTGAACGACCCGGATGTCACGTGGCCCTACTTGACCGAGCCGCAGGAATTCCTCAACGGCAAGCCGCAACGCTGGACGCGTGGCCGCGTCATCGGAGGCTCGGGCGCGATCAACGGCAACCTCTTCGCCCGCGGCGATCCGGCCGAATACGACAACTGGAGCAACAACCTGGGCTGCCGGGGGTGGAGCTACGACGACATGCTGCCGGTGTTCAAGCGCATGGAAGACTTTCCGGAGGGCGATCCCGCACTGCGCGGCCGCGGTGGGCCGATCCACTGCACGCGCCTGGACAACTTCGATCCGCTGTCGGGCGCGTTCGTCGAGGCCTGCACCCAGGCGGGCTACCGGCGCCTGCAGGATTACAACGACGGCAGCTACGAGGGTGCCTTCTATCTGCAGTATTCCACCCGTCGTGGCTTGCGCGACAACACGGCAGCCGCGTACCTCAAGCCCGCCCGCTCGCGGCCCAACCTCACGGTCCTCACCGGCGCAACGGTGGCGCGCGTGCTGATCAAGAATCGGCAAGCCGCGGGCGTCGAAGTCGTCCTGGGCCAACAGCGCGTCCCATTACGTGCCCGCCGCGAGGTGGTGCTGTCTGCAGGGCCGCTCGCCTCGCCGCAGATCCTGGAGCTCTCCGGCATCGGCAACGAAGCGCTCCTGCGCGAGCATGGCGTCCCGGTGGTGAACCACCTGCCGGGCGTGGGCGAAAACCTGCGGGACCATCCCAATACCCGCCTTACCTTCGAGTGCTCGCGGAAGATCACGATCAATGACGTGATCCGCAGCCCGATCATGAAGATGCGTGAGGGCATGAAATTCATTCTGGGGCGCAAGGGGCTGCTCACGATCTCGTCGTCCACGGCCCAGATGAACTACCGCAGCGGCCCCGACACCCCGCAAGCGAATCTCGTGCTGCGGCTCCAGCCGCTGTCCGGCGGCGACCGCTATGCACGCACGCCCGGAACGGGCATGGACATGTTCCCGGGTTTCACTTTCGGCGTGACGCCGCTGCAGCCCAAGTCGATCGGCCATGTGCATATCAAGTCCCCTGACCCGCTGCGGCCGGCCCGCATGGACCCTCGCTACCTTTCGCACGACGACGATGCGCGGCTGTTCGTGCGCGGCATGCGGGTCGGCCGCGATGTCGCAAACATGCAGGCACTGAAGCCTTTCGTGGTGCGCGAGACGCGGCCGGGCCCGAACATCTCCGACGATGAAGCGCTTCTTGGCTACGTGCGCGAGACACTGCAGACCTCCTGGCACATGGTCGGCACTTGCAAGATGGGCGTGGATGCCGCCGCGGTGGTCGATCCCGAGCTGCGCGTACGCGGCATCGAGGGCCTGCGTGTGATCGATTCCTCGATCTGCCCCACGCTGCCCTCCTCCGGCACCAACATTCCCACCATTGCCATCGCGGAGAAAGGCGCTGCGATGGTGCTGGCCGCCCATTGA
- a CDS encoding 3-isopropylmalate dehydratase large subunit — MAKTMAEKMLESHRIDDKEPVEPGRVVRSRVDRVLINDANGPVAFRHFANMGGGKVINPDKVVLVCDHFAPAPSAAGARMLGDMRRFARAKGIEHFYDVGKGGIEHSLLPELGLVGPGDLIIGGDSHTGTAGAFNTFATGMSWSGIAAIMMLDETWFRVPESMRFTLQGKKAPHVTGKDVILQILHDMGVDGALYRSMEFGGPGLAELNMDERMAVCNMVVEAGAKVGIFDADEQTRAWAEAHTKHAWKTVEADADAQYVSRHDIDLGRMKPMVAKPYSPENVVRVDEIKHVKVDQVYMGNCANGTMTDLRQIASILKGRKVAPHTRAMIVPATQKIYREAMAEGLIDIFVEAGAAVSTPTCGACFGGHNGALDDGEVAFATINRNFKGRAGHAGAQVYLGNSYVAAATAVAGEIIDPAQL; from the coding sequence ATGGCAAAGACGATGGCCGAAAAGATGCTCGAGAGCCACCGCATCGACGACAAGGAGCCGGTCGAGCCGGGCCGCGTCGTGCGTTCGCGGGTGGATCGGGTGCTGATCAACGACGCGAACGGGCCCGTGGCCTTTCGCCATTTCGCCAACATGGGCGGTGGCAAGGTCATCAATCCCGACAAGGTCGTCCTGGTCTGCGACCACTTCGCACCTGCGCCCAGCGCGGCGGGCGCGCGCATGCTGGGCGACATGCGACGCTTTGCGCGCGCCAAGGGCATCGAGCACTTCTACGACGTAGGCAAGGGCGGCATCGAGCATTCGCTGCTTCCGGAACTGGGCCTGGTGGGCCCGGGCGACCTGATCATCGGCGGCGACTCCCACACCGGCACGGCCGGTGCCTTCAACACCTTCGCCACGGGCATGAGCTGGTCGGGCATCGCCGCGATCATGATGCTGGACGAGACCTGGTTCCGTGTGCCCGAGTCGATGCGCTTCACGCTGCAGGGCAAGAAAGCGCCGCACGTCACCGGCAAGGACGTGATCCTGCAGATCCTGCACGACATGGGCGTGGACGGTGCGCTGTACCGCAGCATGGAATTCGGTGGCCCTGGCCTTGCGGAACTGAACATGGACGAGCGCATGGCCGTGTGCAACATGGTGGTGGAGGCCGGCGCCAAGGTCGGCATCTTCGACGCCGACGAGCAGACACGCGCCTGGGCCGAGGCGCACACGAAGCATGCCTGGAAGACCGTCGAGGCCGACGCCGATGCCCAGTATGTCTCGCGCCACGACATCGACCTGGGCCGCATGAAGCCGATGGTGGCCAAGCCCTACTCGCCGGAGAACGTCGTGCGCGTGGACGAAATCAAACACGTCAAGGTCGACCAGGTCTACATGGGCAATTGCGCGAACGGCACGATGACCGACCTGCGGCAGATCGCCAGCATCCTCAAGGGCCGCAAGGTCGCGCCGCACACGCGCGCCATGATCGTGCCGGCCACGCAGAAGATCTATCGCGAAGCGATGGCCGAAGGCCTGATCGACATCTTCGTCGAGGCAGGCGCCGCCGTCAGCACGCCCACCTGCGGCGCGTGCTTCGGCGGACACAACGGCGCCCTGGACGACGGCGAGGTCGCCTTCGCCACCATCAATCGCAACTTCAAGGGCCGCGCCGGCCACGCGGGTGCCCAGGTGTACCTGGGCAACTCGTATGTCGCGGCGGCCACTGCCGTGGCCGGCGAAATCATCGACCCGGCGCAACTGTGA
- a CDS encoding LeuD/DmdB family oxidoreductase small subunit: MIFQGNVQKLGDSVDTDTMVAGRYLSLIDPADIAKHIFEEVDPGFVGRVKPGDIIVAGRNFGCGSGREQAPFGLKALGIACIVAESFSRTFYRMAIDLGLPIIISPEVARAAQQDQAIEVDTVTGKVLVDGREYHAEPLPAFIQEIIDMGGVTPWVKQELQRRHASAAVSAA; this comes from the coding sequence ATGATCTTCCAGGGCAACGTGCAGAAACTCGGCGACAGCGTGGACACCGACACCATGGTGGCCGGGCGCTACCTGTCGCTGATCGACCCGGCCGACATCGCCAAGCACATCTTCGAGGAGGTCGACCCGGGATTCGTCGGCCGCGTGAAGCCGGGCGACATCATCGTGGCCGGGCGCAATTTCGGCTGCGGCTCGGGCCGCGAGCAGGCACCCTTCGGCCTGAAGGCGCTGGGAATCGCCTGCATCGTGGCGGAGAGCTTCTCGCGCACCTTCTACCGCATGGCCATCGACCTGGGACTGCCGATCATCATCAGCCCAGAAGTCGCGCGGGCGGCGCAGCAGGACCAGGCCATCGAGGTCGACACCGTGACCGGCAAGGTGCTCGTGGACGGCCGCGAATACCATGCCGAGCCGCTGCCGGCCTTCATCCAGGAGATCATCGACATGGGCGGCGTGACGCCCTGGGTGAAGCAGGAACTGCAACGGCGGCACGCGAGCGCCGCCGTGAGCGCGGCGTGA
- the tcuA gene encoding FAD-dependent tricarballylate dehydrogenase TcuA has translation MNLETNLHDVVVVGGGNAALCAAISAAEQGARVLLLERAPFEQRGGNSRYTDGKVRFAYDGAEDIIKLSHDLTPDEIAMSDFGAYPEADFFDDMGRITLHRTDPELCEILVRNSNSAMHWLKANGVRFMPNYGRQAYKTNGKFTFWGGAPLATNGGGPGLVDALYTCAEKAGVQIAYDAWVRDLICEGGGVHGVTVRHDGKLQKVRAGAVILACGGFEANAEWRSRYLGKGWDLAKVRGTKYNTGDGLDMALRIGAMPYGHWSGCHAVSWERYATDFGDLDVTPHFQRHSYTFSIMVNGDGKRFLDEGADIRNYTYAKYGHAVLEQPGQFAWQIYDNKVSHLLLDEYRTRHVTKVKADTLEELVQKLDDVDPEQCLATIREYNAAVMKDVAFDPNVKDGKGTLGLPVPKSNWAQTIEEGPFQAFAVTCGITFTFGGLKITADGQVVDTNHDPIPGLYAAGEMVGGIFFFNYPGASGLTSGTVFGRLAGASAGAAARQRAAA, from the coding sequence ATGAACCTCGAAACCAATCTCCACGACGTCGTGGTCGTCGGTGGCGGCAACGCCGCGCTGTGCGCGGCCATTTCCGCAGCCGAACAAGGCGCCCGCGTGCTGCTCCTCGAACGCGCGCCCTTCGAGCAGCGCGGCGGCAACAGCCGCTATACCGACGGCAAGGTGCGCTTCGCGTATGACGGTGCCGAGGACATCATCAAGCTCTCGCACGACCTCACGCCCGACGAGATCGCGATGAGTGATTTCGGCGCCTACCCCGAGGCTGATTTCTTCGACGACATGGGCCGGATCACGCTGCACCGCACCGATCCTGAACTGTGCGAGATCCTGGTGCGAAACAGCAATTCCGCGATGCACTGGCTGAAGGCCAACGGCGTGCGCTTCATGCCGAATTATGGTCGCCAGGCCTACAAGACCAACGGCAAGTTCACGTTCTGGGGCGGCGCTCCCCTCGCAACCAACGGCGGCGGCCCCGGCCTGGTGGATGCGCTTTACACCTGTGCCGAGAAGGCGGGTGTGCAGATCGCCTACGACGCCTGGGTCAGGGACCTGATCTGCGAAGGCGGCGGCGTGCACGGCGTGACCGTGCGCCACGATGGCAAGCTCCAGAAGGTGCGCGCCGGCGCGGTGATTCTGGCCTGCGGAGGTTTTGAGGCGAACGCTGAATGGCGCAGCAGGTACCTTGGCAAGGGCTGGGACCTGGCCAAGGTGCGAGGCACCAAATACAACACCGGCGACGGCCTCGACATGGCGCTGCGCATCGGCGCCATGCCCTACGGCCACTGGTCCGGCTGCCACGCGGTGAGCTGGGAGCGCTATGCGACGGACTTCGGTGACCTCGACGTGACGCCGCATTTCCAGCGCCACAGCTACACCTTCAGCATCATGGTGAACGGCGATGGCAAGCGCTTCCTGGACGAAGGCGCCGACATCCGCAACTACACCTACGCCAAGTACGGCCACGCGGTGCTGGAGCAGCCCGGGCAGTTCGCCTGGCAGATCTACGACAACAAGGTGTCGCACCTGCTGCTGGACGAATACCGCACACGTCACGTGACCAAGGTGAAGGCGGACACCTTGGAAGAGCTGGTGCAGAAGCTCGACGACGTGGACCCGGAGCAGTGCCTGGCGACGATCCGCGAGTACAACGCCGCGGTGATGAAGGATGTGGCTTTCGATCCCAACGTCAAGGACGGCAAGGGCACGCTGGGGCTGCCCGTGCCCAAGTCGAACTGGGCGCAAACCATCGAAGAAGGGCCGTTCCAGGCCTTCGCCGTCACCTGCGGCATCACCTTCACTTTCGGCGGCCTGAAGATCACGGCGGATGGCCAGGTGGTCGACACCAATCACGATCCGATTCCCGGCCTCTACGCGGCAGGCGAGATGGTCGGCGGCATCTTCTTCTTCAACTACCCGGGCGCAAGCGGCCTCACCAGTGGAACGGTGTTCGGCCGGCTCGCGGGCGCGAGCGCCGGCGCCGCCGCCAGGCAACGGGCTGCGGCCTGA
- a CDS encoding Bug family tripartite tricarboxylate transporter substrate binding protein has protein sequence MKRLRILFLLTLSLLAGTLAVAQGKYPDKPIKLVVGFAAGGPTDIVGRVLAQHLGERLGQSVVVENRAGAAGSIGAAYVAKLPADGYALYLAVQTTHAVAPYLYPAPGYDPIKDFTGIGRIAQNPLVMVVNPALPVKNLAELVAYVKAHPGKLTYATGGSGSSPHMSMEMFKKAAGLAIVPVHYKGDSAAIADLLGGRVDMMMSSISGQIAQIDAGKMRPIAMSGPTRSPQLPDVPTIAESGYPGFEVLTWFGLVAPAKTPPEVVERLNREMQVVLDQPDVRKQFTKLGFDVMPSSPREFTAYIAEEATRWGNLVRALDITVN, from the coding sequence ATGAAGCGATTGCGAATCCTGTTCCTGCTCACGCTTTCGCTGTTGGCGGGCACGCTGGCCGTGGCGCAGGGCAAGTACCCCGACAAACCCATCAAGCTCGTGGTCGGCTTCGCCGCCGGCGGTCCGACCGACATCGTCGGCCGGGTGCTCGCGCAGCACCTGGGCGAGCGCCTCGGCCAATCGGTCGTGGTGGAGAACCGCGCCGGTGCCGCCGGTTCCATTGGCGCAGCCTACGTCGCCAAGCTGCCCGCGGACGGCTACGCGCTGTACCTGGCCGTGCAGACGACGCACGCAGTGGCGCCCTACCTGTACCCCGCGCCCGGCTATGACCCGATCAAGGACTTCACGGGTATCGGCCGCATCGCGCAGAACCCCTTGGTGATGGTGGTGAACCCGGCCCTGCCGGTGAAGAACCTCGCCGAGCTGGTCGCTTACGTGAAGGCCCACCCTGGGAAGCTGACCTACGCCACGGGCGGCAGCGGCTCGTCGCCGCACATGTCGATGGAGATGTTCAAGAAGGCTGCAGGCCTGGCCATCGTGCCTGTGCACTACAAGGGCGACTCGGCCGCGATCGCCGACCTGCTGGGCGGGCGGGTCGACATGATGATGTCCAGCATCTCCGGCCAGATCGCCCAGATCGATGCCGGCAAGATGCGCCCCATCGCGATGAGCGGGCCGACCCGCTCGCCGCAGCTGCCGGACGTGCCGACGATCGCCGAATCGGGCTACCCGGGTTTCGAGGTGCTCACGTGGTTTGGCCTGGTCGCTCCCGCGAAGACGCCGCCGGAGGTGGTCGAGCGCCTGAATCGCGAAATGCAGGTGGTGCTCGATCAGCCGGACGTGCGCAAGCAGTTCACCAAGCTGGGCTTCGACGTCATGCCAAGCTCGCCCAGGGAATTCACGGCCTACATCGCCGAGGAAGCCACCCGCTGGGGCAATCTCGTGCGCGCCCTCGACATCACCGTGAATTGA
- a CDS encoding LysR substrate-binding domain-containing protein gives MKLLQLRYLVEVCRHGNHISNTAEALHTSQPGISRQIQLIEEELGFPVFARKRNRIVDLTEPGREAVAIATRVLADIDNLKRLGQEISQRTGGTLAIATTHTQARYVLPKVIERFMHRHPSVELQLRQGNPTQICEMVESGEADLSVGTEPTQPFPGLVRLPCFTLDRSIIVKAGHPLLKKRKPTLEDVAAYPIMTHEPTFSGHWKVMDAFKAAGLTPRIVFGAVDADVSKTYVEMGVGIAVMTSVTYERRKDTGLRAIDARHLFPSSTVSIALRANSYLRTPAHDFIRLFSPQLTREVVQAALAEQAEPAPAAASLNSR, from the coding sequence ATGAAGCTGCTGCAACTGCGCTACCTGGTCGAGGTCTGCCGCCACGGCAACCACATCTCCAACACCGCGGAGGCGCTGCACACATCGCAGCCCGGCATCAGCCGCCAGATCCAGCTGATCGAAGAGGAACTCGGCTTCCCGGTGTTCGCGCGCAAGCGCAATCGCATCGTCGACCTGACCGAGCCGGGCCGTGAAGCCGTGGCGATCGCCACCCGAGTGCTGGCCGACATCGACAACCTCAAGCGCCTGGGCCAGGAGATCTCGCAGCGCACCGGCGGCACGCTGGCGATCGCGACGACGCACACCCAGGCGCGCTACGTGCTGCCGAAAGTCATCGAGCGATTCATGCACCGGCATCCGTCGGTGGAACTCCAGCTACGGCAGGGAAACCCGACACAGATCTGCGAGATGGTGGAGTCGGGTGAGGCGGACCTGTCTGTCGGCACCGAGCCGACGCAGCCCTTCCCGGGGCTGGTGCGCCTGCCGTGCTTTACCCTGGATCGCTCGATCATCGTAAAGGCCGGCCACCCGCTGCTGAAGAAGCGCAAGCCGACGCTGGAGGACGTGGCCGCCTATCCGATCATGACGCACGAGCCGACTTTCAGCGGACACTGGAAGGTCATGGATGCCTTCAAGGCCGCTGGCCTGACGCCGCGGATCGTCTTCGGTGCAGTGGATGCCGATGTGAGCAAGACCTACGTGGAAATGGGCGTAGGCATTGCCGTCATGACCTCGGTGACCTACGAGAGGCGCAAGGACACCGGCCTGCGGGCCATCGACGCCAGGCATCTGTTCCCGTCGAGCACGGTGTCCATCGCGCTGCGCGCGAACAGCTACCTGCGCACGCCTGCCCACGATTTCATTCGCCTGTTCTCGCCCCAGCTCACGCGGGAGGTGGTGCAGGCCGCGCTGGCCGAGCAGGCGGAGCCGGCCCCGGCGGCGGCAAGCCTCAATTCACGGTGA
- a CDS encoding 2-methylaconitate cis-trans isomerase PrpF family protein, protein MAEHLRLHRLPAVFARGGTSKGLMLHSRDLPDERAQWVPIFLAAMGSPDPYGRQLDGMGGGLSSLSKICVMGPPSRPDADVDYTFAQVLIKSSHVDFQPVCGNMSSAVGPFAVEEGLVEAQGESATVRIHNTNTGKIIVSTFALQEGRAAVEGALEIPGVAGTGAPVRLDFLDPGGASTGKLLPTGQARDMLDVPGMGRIEASLVDAGNACVFVRAAGLGLTGRESPMQIEEDLELMRKLGAIRIAASIRMGLAADEAEAASRTAVPFLGLVAPPADSTALSGEAIPADTMDLNARVLSNGQPHRALPLGVSLCLAVAARIEGTLAHEVCRPSDDPDADLRLGMPSGVLRVAAEARLHGQQWQVRRGSFYRTQRRLFEGHVLVPVPVSATFARVRA, encoded by the coding sequence ATGGCCGAACACCTCCGTTTGCACCGCTTGCCCGCCGTCTTCGCGCGCGGGGGCACCAGCAAGGGCCTGATGCTGCACAGCCGCGACCTGCCGGACGAGCGCGCCCAGTGGGTGCCGATCTTTCTCGCGGCCATGGGCAGTCCCGATCCCTACGGACGCCAGCTCGACGGCATGGGCGGCGGCCTGTCTTCGCTTTCGAAGATCTGCGTAATGGGTCCCCCGAGCAGGCCCGATGCCGACGTCGACTACACCTTCGCACAGGTCCTGATCAAGAGCTCGCATGTCGACTTCCAGCCCGTGTGCGGCAACATGTCTTCGGCGGTCGGGCCCTTCGCGGTCGAGGAGGGCCTGGTGGAGGCGCAGGGCGAATCCGCTACGGTGCGCATCCACAATACCAACACGGGCAAGATCATCGTGTCCACCTTTGCGCTGCAGGAGGGCCGCGCGGCGGTCGAAGGCGCGCTCGAGATACCCGGGGTCGCCGGCACAGGCGCCCCAGTGCGGCTCGATTTCCTCGATCCTGGTGGCGCGTCCACGGGCAAGCTCCTGCCCACGGGGCAGGCCCGCGACATGCTGGACGTGCCCGGCATGGGACGGATCGAAGCATCGCTGGTGGATGCAGGCAATGCGTGCGTCTTCGTGCGCGCCGCAGGCCTGGGACTCACGGGGCGGGAGTCGCCGATGCAGATCGAAGAGGACCTCGAGCTGATGCGCAAGCTGGGCGCGATCCGCATCGCGGCCTCCATCCGCATGGGGCTGGCGGCGGACGAAGCGGAAGCGGCGTCTCGCACGGCGGTGCCCTTCCTGGGACTGGTCGCGCCGCCGGCCGACAGCACCGCGCTATCTGGCGAAGCGATTCCGGCGGACACGATGGACCTGAACGCGCGCGTCCTGTCCAACGGCCAGCCGCACCGCGCCCTGCCGCTCGGCGTCTCCTTGTGCCTGGCCGTCGCCGCGCGCATCGAAGGCACGCTGGCGCACGAGGTGTGCCGGCCGTCCGACGACCCGGATGCCGACCTGCGGCTGGGCATGCCTTCGGGCGTGCTGCGCGTCGCCGCCGAAGCGCGCCTGCACGGTCAGCAATGGCAGGTGCGCCGCGGCAGCTTCTACCGCACGCAGCGGCGCCTGTTCGAAGGCCACGTGCTGGTGCCGGTTCCGGTGTCCGCCACTTTCGCAAGGGTCCGCGCATGA
- a CDS encoding tripartite tricarboxylate transporter substrate binding protein — MSGTAVPKANSTAAEGEGTPVSRVPHRRLTRRALLGAGVAALAAPGAPVFAAESDFSRPVRIVVVYPPGGGIDLLARNLGQRLSAEWKVPVIVDNRPGAGTTIGAAAVAKAPPDGHTLLMTDVSFAITPSLYEKLPYDPVRSFAPISLINLVADVLVVHPDVPARDTKELIDLARRKPGSVSYASAGIGTLNHLAPDMLRAMTGIQVLHVPYNGALAALNDVIAGREQFYIGALNSTLPHIRSGRLRALAVTGARRSPLLPDVPTIAESAVPGYDVAAWYGMLAPAHTPAAMVERISRDLARLLREPAFAQTVESDGNEIVASSPSDFSAFIDSEIAKWGKAAAEATSAARR; from the coding sequence GTGAGCGGCACGGCCGTTCCGAAGGCGAACAGCACCGCAGCCGAAGGCGAAGGCACTCCAGTGAGCCGCGTGCCCCATCGCCGTCTCACCCGCCGCGCGCTGCTCGGTGCCGGCGTGGCGGCGCTGGCCGCACCGGGCGCGCCGGTTTTCGCCGCCGAAAGCGATTTCTCCAGGCCCGTGCGCATCGTCGTGGTGTACCCGCCCGGCGGCGGCATCGACCTGCTCGCACGCAACCTCGGCCAGCGCCTGTCGGCGGAATGGAAAGTGCCGGTGATCGTGGACAACCGGCCCGGTGCCGGCACGACCATCGGCGCCGCCGCCGTCGCCAAGGCGCCACCGGACGGCCACACGCTGCTCATGACGGACGTGAGCTTCGCCATCACGCCGAGCCTTTACGAGAAGCTGCCCTACGACCCCGTGCGCAGCTTCGCGCCGATCAGCCTGATCAACCTGGTGGCCGACGTGCTGGTGGTCCATCCGGACGTTCCGGCGCGCGACACGAAGGAATTGATCGACCTGGCCCGACGCAAGCCGGGCTCTGTGAGCTATGCCTCGGCCGGCATCGGCACGCTCAACCATCTCGCACCCGACATGCTGCGCGCGATGACGGGCATCCAGGTGCTGCACGTGCCGTACAACGGCGCGCTCGCGGCACTCAACGATGTCATCGCGGGACGCGAGCAGTTCTACATCGGCGCACTGAACTCGACCCTGCCGCACATCCGCTCGGGCCGCCTGCGCGCGCTGGCGGTGACCGGCGCGCGCCGATCGCCCTTGCTGCCCGATGTGCCCACGATTGCCGAGTCCGCGGTGCCTGGCTACGACGTGGCGGCCTGGTACGGCATGCTTGCACCGGCACACACGCCTGCCGCCATGGTGGAGCGCATCTCTCGCGACCTGGCCAGGTTGCTGCGGGAGCCGGCGTTCGCGCAGACCGTGGAAAGCGACGGCAACGAGATCGTCGCGAGTTCGCCCTCGGACTTTTCCGCCTTCATCGACAGCGAGATCGCCAAGTGGGGCAAGGCCGCCGCCGAGGCCACGTCGGCGGCAAGGCGGTAA